The sequence below is a genomic window from Streptomyces sp. V1I1.
CCGAGTCGTCGAGGCGGACGGCCGAGAGGTCCTCGTCGTTCCAGGCGTCGGCGGCGGTCAGGACCTTGTCGGGGTTGCCGTTCATCAGCTCGTGGTGGCGGCCGTTGTAGATGTCCCACTGCCATTGTGTGCCGGACAGCACCGGTCCCGAGTCCTGAAGGCGGGACCACCAAGCGGCACCTGGCAGGCGGGAGTCCAGGGCCTGGTACATCGCCTTGCCGACAGTCGGGGCCTTGTCGGAGACGCTCCCGGTCAGCGGATGGCCGAACTCGCTGACGACCGCCGCCGTGCCCGCGCCGGCCGCGCGGTCGCGGACGGCGCCGAAGTCTCCGGCGTACTGGCCGTCGGCGGCCTTGCCCCACATGAAGATGCCGGAGATGGCCTTGTGGTCGTAGAAGTGGGTGTTGAAGACATACCGCGGGCCGATGGTGCCGGCGTCGAGCAGCCCGCCCTCCTGCTTCTGAAAGGCGAGGTTGGAGTTCCAGAAGAGGTTCGGTTCGACGAAGGCGGGCTTGCTCTGCCAGCCGGCCGCGTCCATGCGGGCGCGGAACTTCTCGTAGAAGGGCCAGAGCAGCTCGCGCTCCCAGGCCCGGCTGGACTGCCCGGAGTCGTACGAGCCCGCGTGCGGTTCGTTGTACGGGTCGAAGCCCGCGACCGCCGCGAACTCAGCGGCGCTGAGGTGCTCGGCGAAGTACGCCATGGTGGTCTGGGCGGTCGCGAGGAAGGCGTCCTGGACGCCGCCCTTGTTGTGCCAGAAGTCGTACGTCGCCCGCTTCACGGCTTCGTTCTGCGTGATGTTCTGTCCCCAGAACAGGCAGATCCCGCACGACTCCCGCGGGTAGCCGCCGGCCTCGACTGCCCACTTGGGGGCACCGTCGCCGGTGTACCAGCTGCCTTTGTTGAAGAGGTGCCGGGAGTAGAGGTCCTGGTGGAAGTCGGGGTAGACGCGGATGCCTGTCTTGAGGAAAGCCCGCAACTGTGCGGTGGCGGCGGTGAGATAGGCCCGGTCCACCTGCCCCCGCACGGGTTCGGCGTGAGCCCATGACAGCAGGAAACGGACGGCGTTGCCGCCGCCGAGCGCACGAAGCGCGGTCGCGGACTTTTCGGCGTCGGCGACGGATGCGAAGGGCAGTCCGCCGTTCTCCTCCAGCTTGGTCTCGCCGGAGACGTTGTACCCGCGCAGGACCACCTCGCGGCCGAGTCCGTCTTTGAAGCGGCCGCCCTCGACCGTGAAGGCGGACGCGGCCTGCTCGTCGAACCAGAGGGAGTCCGGGGCGGGCGCCGCGGCGGACGGCACGCTCCCTGTGGTCAGGGACGCGGTCATGAGGATGACGAGACCGATCAGACGTGCGCGCATCTTCGCCATGCCCATCACAGTTCCTGACACACCGTCAGACTGTCAATGGTTGCACCACGGGCGACGCGGGACACGACAAGGGGAGCCCGAAGGAGCACCGAGGCAGCACCGACCCCGAGTGGTGCCAAAGGCCGAGGTATTCGCAGGTAACCGGGGTATCGACAGGTAACCGAGGTATCCGCAGGTAATCGACCATTCCCCTCGCATCCGGCGCATCTCCGTTATGCGGTTATCTTCGCTTCTCCGAGCCGCCGAGCCATTTCCCCCGCAATGCCACACCCTTAGCACCGCCTAACACCTTCTGCACACGCCCCGGAAACACTCCCTACACATAGACGCTGCGGTGCGTACGACACCTGACACGAGGTTGCTTCCTTCGGTGAATCTGCACACCGAATGCGCAGACGTCACATCGCCTCCCGCGGACCTCCCCCGCCCTGACCAGTACATCTACCCTTTGATGCGGAATGTCCAATTTTTAACCAAGTGGGAGTCAGCTCAAGGGAATTACAGTGGCTCACTGTGTGAAGAAGATGCCACCAAGCCATGGACACACCTGCACGTCAGGTAATTCAACGGCTGCCTTTCGACCGCATCAGCAGTTGTCCGATTGGCTGCGCAACGCGCCTGCGTGCTTTGATCCTTCGCACTGCGGGAGCCGAAAGACTCAGTCGCAGCACTCGAGATATCCATGCGAAGGGAACCCCCTCATGAACTCCACCCCCCAGGTTCAGACCCAGGAAATCTCCGACAGCGACCTGGACAACGTGTCCGGCGGCCTGGTGGGCCAGGCTGCCGGCGCCGCGCTCGGCACCGTCGACTCCGTCATCCCGGTCTCCGGCGTCGTCGGCGCCGCGTCCGGCACCGTCGGCTCCGTGGTCGGTACCGCCGAGGGCCTCACCGGCCTGGACACCTCCGGCGTCACGGGCCTGGTCGCCGGTCTCTGAGCCGGTCGTGTGCCGCTCAGCGGCGCATCCCCAAGCGGTGACTACGGCTCGTCGGCTCCCCCTCCTTGCCGACCGGCCGGACCGTATGCCCCGGATCCAAACCAGGGTCCGGGGCATACGGCCGCCGCCCGGCGGGCTCGCCAAGCGAGCCGCGCCGAATACCCGCCAGCACCATCGCAGTTGAGGGAAGAGTGTCGTGCAGTTCCGCCAACAGGCCCTTTCCAAGCTGCAATCGCCGGAAGAAATCGATCTGCCGGTGCGTTTCGCCCGCCCGCAGGGGTGGCTCGTCCTGGCCGTCACGGTCGTCGTCATGATCGCCGCATCCGCCTGGGCGGTCACCGGAACCTTGACCTCCACACTCGGCGCGCCCGGAATCCTCACCCACGCCCAGGGCAGTTATGTCCTGCAGAGCCCCGTCGCGGGCCAGGTCACGGATGTGCTCGCCGAAGAGGGCGCGAGGGTTTCCGCCAACGCTCCCCTGGTGAAGCTCCGTACCGCCGAGGGCAGCACCGTCGTCCGTACGATCGCCGCGGGCCGGCTGACCGCACTCGTCGCCACGATCGGCTCCGTGGTCACGACCGGAGCGGATGTGGCGGCCGTGGAGAGGATCGACAAGCCGGACGACCCCCTGATGGCCGTCCTGTATGTGCCCGCCGACAGCGGATCGACGGTGCCCGTGGGCGCTTCGGTCGATCTCACCGTCCAGTCGGTGCCCACCCAGCAGTACGGAGTACTGCGCGGCCGGGTGAAGGCCGTCGGCCGGACCGCCCAGACCCGCCAGCGGATCACCGGCTTCCTCGGCAGCAGTCAGCTGGGCGAGCAGTTCTCGAACAAGGGTCAGCCCGTGGCGGTCCTGGTACGCCTCGACCCGTCTTCGCGCACCGAGTCCGGCTATACCTGGTCGTCCGCGGACGGTCCGCCGTACGCCGTCGACTCCATGACCCTGACCACCGGCTCCATCAGGCTGTCCGAGCAGCACCCGATCGATTGGCTGCTGCCGTGACCGCGCAGAAGCAGAAGCAACAGCTGCCCCCGCCGGCGGGCGGCCGCGGACGCCATCGCCCGGAGGGAACGCCGGCCTCCCGGCGCGGCTCGCGCCGCGCCGGCCCCCCGCCCAAAGCCAAGAAGGCCAAGAAGCAGCAGGCCGTTCGCACCCCCACCGTCCTCCAGATGGAGGCGCTGGAGTGCGGCGCCGCCTCACTGGCCATGGTGCTCGCGCATTACGGGCGGCATGTGCCGCTCGAGGAGCTGCGTATCGCGTGCGGTGTCTCCCGCGACGGCTCGCGCGCCAGCAACCTGCTCAAAGCGGCGCGCAGTTACGGTCTCCAGGCCAAGGGCATGCAGATGGAGTCGGCGGCGCTGGCGGAGATGCGGGCGCCGGCGATCCTGTTCTGGGAGTTCAACCACTATGTCGTCTACGACGGCATGGAACGCCGGTTCGGCCGCCGGGGCGTGCACATCAACGACCCCGACAAGGGCCGCCGCTTTGTGGCGACGGAAGACTTCGACACCAGCTTCACCGGCGTCGCGCTGATCTTCGAACCCTCCGACAGCTTCCGCCGGGGCGGCCGTAAGCCGGGGATCATGGGCGCCGTGCCCGCGCGGCTGCGCGGTACGACGGGCACTCTGCTGGCGGCTCTGCTCGCCAGCCTGCTGCTCGTCGCGGTCGGCGCCGCGGTGCCGGCGCTGAGCCGTACGTACATCGACATGTTCCTGATCGGCAATCAGACCTCCTTGCTGGGACCCCTGTTCGCGTCGATGGCCGTGATGGTGGCGCTCACCGCCGTGCTCACCGGCCTGCAACAGGCGAACCTGCTGCGCGGCCGCATCATCTCGTCCACGCTCAGCAGCGCCCGTTTCCTGCGGCATCTGCTGAGACTGCCGGTCACGTTCTTCGCCCAGCGCAGTCCGGCCGATCTGGTGCAGCGCCTGCAGTCCAACGACGCGGTCGCCGAGACTCTGGCGCGGGACCTCGCCGCCGCGGGCGTGGACGGCGTCGTCGTCATCCTCTACGCCGTCCTGCTGTGGACGTACGATCCTCAACTCACCGTCATCGGCGTGCTGATCGCGCTGCTCAATGTGGTCGCAATGCGCATCGTGATCAGGCTGCGGGCCACCAACACCCAGAAGCTGCGCGCGGACAGCGCCCGGCTCACCAACACCTCGTACACCGGTCTTCAGCTGATCGAGACCATGAAGGCCACCGGCGGTGAGAACGGGTACTTCCGGCGCTGGGCGGGGCAGCACGCGACCACGCTGGAGGTACAGCAGCGGCTCGGTGTGCCGAGCGCCGCCCTCGCAGTCGTCGCGCCCACCCTCGCGATGCTCAACAGCGCGCTGATCCTCTGGATCGGAGGACTGCGGGCGGTGGAGGGCCATATCTCGATCGGTCTGCTCGTCGCCTTCCAGGCGCTGGTGACGCGCTTCACCGCGCCGATCACCCGGCTGAACGGAGTGGCGGGCAGGATCCAGGACTTCGCCGCCGATGTGGCCCGGCTCAAGGATGTCGAGAATTTTCCCGTCGACGCGCTGTACTCACGCCGGGAGCAGGACGCGAGCACCCGCAGGCTCAAGGGCCATGTGACGCTGGAGAACATCACCTTCGGCTACAGCCCGCTGGACAAGCCGCTGCTCAGCGAGTTCTCGCTGACGGTGGGACCTGGGCAGCAGGTGGCGCTCGTCGGCGGGTCGGGCAGCGGCAAGTCCACCGTCTCCCGGCTGATCTCCGGCCTCTACAGCCCGTGGGAGGGGACGATCCGTATCGACGGGCAGCGCCTGGAGGACATTCCCCGCAGCGCGCTGGCCGCCTCGGTCTCCTTCGTCGACCAGGACGTCTTCCTCTTCGAAGGCACCGTCCGGGACAACGTGGCGCTGTGGGACCCGTCGATACCGGACGAGGCCGTCGTCACCGCGCTCAAGGACGCAGCGCTCTACGACGACGTGATCGCCCGGCGGCCCGACGGCATCCACAGCCGGGTCGAGCAGGACGGCCGCAACTTCTCCGGCGGTCAGCGCCAGCGGCTGGAGATCGCCCGGGCGCTGGTCCGGCGGCCGAGCATCCTCGTGCTCGACGAGGTCACCAGCGCCCTGGACGCACAGACCGAGCAGGTCATCATCGATAATCTGCGGCGGCGCGGCTGCGCTTGCGTCGTGATCGCCCACCGGCTGAGCACGGTGCGCGACAGCGACGAGATCGTGGTACTCGACCATGGTTCGGTCGTCGAACGCGGCAGGCACGAGCAGCTGGTCGCCGCCGGGGGTCCGTACGCCGACCTGGTCAAGGAGCACTGACGTGGCATCCGTTCACCCGTCCGCGGTCGCGGGACCGGGCGAGACCGACGCGGTGACCCACGCGCTGGGCGGCCTCGGCGCGCCCGTCGACTGCACCGGCCTGCGCAGCCTGGCGCTGGAGGGGCCGCAGGTGCTGTGGCTCGTCGTCGGCGGGGCGCTGGATCTCTTCGCGGTCGACGCGGCCCAGCAGGGGCACTGGCACTTCCTCGGCCGTCTCGAAGCGGGCACACTGCTGCTCGGCCCGGTGGACGGCCCGCGGCACACCCTGCTCGGCAGGCCTTCGCAGGACTGTCTGCTGCGCCGGATCCCGCTGCGGGAGCTGTACCGGCCGGAGTACGAGACGTACGAGACTGAGTACGGGATGTACGACACCGCCTCCGGCACGTACAACACCGCGTCCGGGACGTACGACACTGCGTCCGGGACGTACGACACTGCGTCCGGCACATACAACACCGGCTACGAAACATCCGACACCGGCTACGAGGCGCCCAGTCCCCTGGAGTACGCCTTCGCTCTCGGCACCGGGCGGGGCCTCGGCGTCCTGTTCCAGGCTCCGCTCGACGGCCGGCCCGCGACCGACGGGGCCGTGGCCGACGACGACATCCTGTGGATGCCGGTCTCCCCCGGCAGCGTCCAGTACGGCGCCGCGTACAGCGCGGAGGCGGCCGGGGACCTGCTGGTCGACGCTGCGTTGTGGCAGCAAATGGTCAACCAGCAGTACCGGCTGCTGTCCGCGGTGGACCGCTGGATCGAAGAGCTGGAGCGCGCGCACGAGGACCGAACGGCCGCCGGTATCAAGGCGGGCGAGACTGTCCGCGCCCGGGCCGACCAGGCGCTGCTGGCCTCCATCGGCAGGCCGGAACGGGCCGGCCGGGCATCCACCGGCGCTGACGTGGCGACCGACGACGCCACGTTCGCCGTCTGCCGACGGGTCGCGGAGGCCGCCGGGATCACGCTCTCCGAGCCGTCGAAGAGCGGTGCGGTGGGCGACCGCGTCAGTCCCGTCGAGCGGATAGCGGTCGGCTCGCGGATCCGTACCCGCGCGGTCAGACTCGACGGTCGCTGGTGGCGTACGAACACCGGCCCCCTGGTGGGCCATTGGGCCAAGTCGGGTGCCCCGGTCGCGCTGCTGTGGCGTCGCGGCCGGTACGAAGCGGTGAACCCGGCCTCCGGACTGCGGATACGCATCGGCAGCAACAGCGCGGAGGAACTCGAACCGCGCGCCGTGATGTTCTACCGCCCGCTGCCGGAACGGCCCATGACCGCCTGGCAGCTGATGCGCTTCAGCCTGCGCGACACCCGCATGGACCTGCGCAATCTGGCGTTCGCCGGGCTGGTGACTGTGGGCCTCGGCGCGCTGGTGCCGATCGCGACCGGACAGGTGCTCGGCGTGTATGTGCCGACGGCCGAGAAGAACCTCATCGTCCAGGTCTCACTCGCGGTAATGATCGCCGGGGTCGTCTCCGCAGCTTTCATGCTGCTGCAGAACCTCACCATTCTGCGGATGGAAGGACGTATCGAGAGCGCGCTGCAACCGGCCGTGTGGGACCGGCTGCTGCGGCTGCCGACCAGGTTCTTCACCGAGCGCTCGACCGGAGAGCTGGCGAGTGCGGCGATGGGCATCAGCGCCATTCGCCGGGTGTTGTCGGGCATCGGCCCGGTGGCCGTGCAGGCGAGCACGGTCGGCGCGATGAACCTCGTACTGCTGCTCTGCTACAGCGTTCCGCTGGCGCTCGCCGCGATCGCCATGCTGATCCTCATCGGAGCCGTGTTCCTCGGGATGGGCCTGTGGCAGCTGCGGTGGCAGCGGCAGCTCGTCGAGCTCGGCAACAAGCTCAACAACCAGGCGTTCCAGACCCTGCGCGGGCTGCCCAAGCTGCGCGTCGCCGCGGCGGAGAGCTTCGCGTACGCCGCTTGGGCGCGGGAGTTCGCCCGCTCCCGTGAACTGCAGCAGCGCGCCGGCCGGATCAGGAACCTGACCACGGTCCTCGACGCGGTCTATCTGCCGCTCTGTTCGCTCACCATGTTCATGCTGCTGGCCGGCCCTGCCCGTGGCAGCATGTCGGCCGGTGAGTTCCTGACCTTCAACACCTCCGTGACCATGCTGCTGACCTCCGTCACGCAGGTCTCCGGGGCGCTGGTCTCGGCCGCCGCCGTCCTGCCCATGTTCGAACAGATCAAGCCGGTACTCGACGAGGCCCCTGAGGTCCGCGGCGCCAGCGCCCAGCCCGGCACCCTGACCGGTGCGATTGAGGCCAGGAAGCTCTCCTTCCGCTACTCCGACGACGGTCCCCTGGTCCTCGACGACGTGTCTCTCCAGGTGCGTCCGGGCGAGTTCGTGGCGATCGTCGGCCCCAGCGGATGCGGCAAGTCGACGCTTCTCCGCCTCCTCATCGGCTTCGACAAGCCGGCCTCGGGCAGCGTTCTGTACGACGGCCAGGACCTGGCGGCCCTGGACCAGGCCGCCGTCCGCCGCCAGTGCGGTGTCGTCCTGCAGAACGCACAGCCGCTGACCGGCTCGATCCTGGACTGCATCTGCGGCGCCGAATCCTTCTCCCAGGAAGAGGCGTGGGAGGCCGCCGAGATGGCGGGCCTGGCCGAGGACATCAAGCGCATGCCGATGGGCCTGCACACCATGATCTCGGCCGGTGGCGCGATCTCGGGCGGCCAGCGCCAGCGCCTGATGATCGCCCAGGCCCTGATCCGCCGCCCGCGCATCCTGTTCTTCGACGAGGCGACCAGCGCGCTGGACAACGAGACCCAGCGCATCGTGATCGAGTCCACCCGCCAACTGAGCGCCAGCCGCGTGGTGATCGCCCACCGGCTGTCGACGGTGATGGACGCCGACCGCGTGATCGTGATGTCGGACGGCCGCGTCGTGGAGCAGGGCCGCCCGGCTGACCTGCTGACCAACGCGGGCGGCGCGCTTCACGAACTGGTGCGACGGCAGATGACCTGAGCCGGCGGACCCGTGGAACCGGTCGTCACTGACCGGTCACGCCGTCCAGGTGCGGCAGGTAATGATCGAGGCGTTCCCGCTTGGTCAACAGATACGACATGTTCTCCTCGCGCGGCGGTATCAGCAGCGGAACCTGCTCGGTGATTTTGATGCCGTGCCGCAGCAGTGCTTCGCGCTTGAGCGGGTTGTTCGACAACAGCCGCACGGACTGCACACCGAGGTCGTGCAGGATCTCCGCCGCCACCCGGTAGTCGCGGGCGTCGGCCGGGAACCCGAGGGCGAGATTCGCTTCGACCGTGTCCAGCCCCTCCGCCTGGAGCTTCATGGCCCGCAGCTTGGCCAACAGGCCTATCCCTCGCCCCTCGTGCCCCCGGAGGTAGACGAGAATGCCGCGCCCTTCCGTCACGATGGCGTGCAGTGCGGCGGACAGCTGATCGCCGCATTCACAGTGCTTGGACCCGAAGACATCTCCGGTCAGACACTCCGAATGCACGCGGGTAAGTGCTCCCTCTTTCTCGGCATCGCCGTATACCAGCACCATTTGTTCGTCCCCGCTTTCGCGGTCCAGGTAGCCGACAGCGAGGAAATCGCCGTGCGTGGTGGACAGCCGGACATCCACCACTCGTTCGACACCTGAAGGACGAACACTGTCGCCGAACACGCCATCACTTTCTGTCATGACCCCGATCCTATCTGGCAATCTCTGGGCGGCGTAGGTCAAAATGACGAAGAAGCATCAACTGACTGCCCGTTTCATCACGTTCGACCATGGACGCGCGGAGCGAACAACGAAAGGCCCTAAAACAATGAGTGGTTCACAAACGCCACAGGCATCGGGCCTGTTGCCATGGGACTCCACGGAGGACGTGCGGTCCCGGCAGGCCGATGTCGCCGTCCTTCCCATAGGCAGCTTCGAGCAGCACGGTGCGTTCCTTCCCCTGGTGACCGACACGGTCGTCGCCTGCACCATCGCCCGGGAGATCGCCGCAGCCCACCCGGTTCACCACCTTCCTCCTCTCACGATCTCCTGTTCGCACGAGCATGCGGCCTGGCCGGGAACCGTCAGCATTTCCGCCGCGACCCTCCACGCCGTCGTACGGGACATCGCCGACTCGCTCCGCCGGTCCGGTGTCGGTTCCCTGATTCTGGTCAACGGACACGGCGGAAATTACGTGCTGCGTAACGTAGTTCAGGAATCCGTCGGCAGCGGGATACGTATGGCGCTTTTCCCCGGCTCGGCAGACTGGGATGCGGCACGGTCCAGGGCCGGTGTCCAGACCCCGTCACACAGCGATATGCACGCGGGTGAAGTGGAGACGTCCATCCTGCTGCACGCCCATCCCGAACTGGTCCGCCCCGGTTATGAGACCTCCGATTTCCTGGTCGACGACCGTAAGCATCTGCTCACTCTGGGTATGACGGCATACACCGAGTCCGGTGTCATCGGCCGTCCGTCAATGGCGTCCGCCGATAAGGGAAAAGAACTTCTGGCGGCACTGGTCGAATCCTTCGGTGAGTACGTCTCACTGCTCACCCGGCAGGCGACGCGATGACCGGCCGCAGCCGCGTACTCGACGCGGCAGAAGGCTGGGAGCGGCTGCGGGGCATCCGGTCGGAGGCGGACGCCGAGGCCGCCGGCCTTGTCCCGGGCGCGGACGGCGGCCGGCGCTGGAAGCAGGACGCCTCGCCCGAGGCGGAGATGCTCGCCAACCGCTATCTGCCACTGTGCCTGGCCGGTCCGCACGTTACGTTCGCACAGCTCGGACAGAGCCTGGACGGTTTCATAGCGACGCGTACCGGCGACGCCGACTACGTCACGGGCGAGGAGGACCGCCTTCATCTGCACCGCCTGCGTGCGCTCGCCGACGCGGTGGTCGTCGGGGCGGGCACAGCGGTCGCGGACGACCCGCAACTGACGGTGCGTGCCTGCCCCGGGGCCAACCCGGTGCGCGTCGTGCTCGATCCGCACATCCGCGTACCGCCGGGGCACCGGGTGTTCACCGACGGATCAGCGCCGACGCTGTGGGTGGTGGGCGAGGGCAGTGACCGCGGCAAGTCCGCCCCGGACGGCGTCGATGTACTGACACTGCCGGACAGCGATGCGTTCGCCCCGGGCCGCCTGGTGCAGGCGCTCGCGCGGCGCGGTCTGGGCCGGGTACTGATCGAGGGCGGCGGCGTCACCGTGTCACGCTTCCTGCACGAGCAGGCGCTGCACCGGCTCTACGTCACGGTGGCGCCGGTCCTGCTCGGCGACGGTGTCCCAGGGCTCCGCTTCGCCGGTACGCCGGTGATGCGGGACGCGCTCCGCCCGCCGGTGCGACGCGCCGCCCTCGGCGAGGACACGCTCTTCGAGCTGGAGTTGGGGACGCCGAAGACGGGCGAGCCACTGGCCGGCGAGCACCCCGACACCGGGCAGGCTCGCGGCGAAGGTGAGCACTCCGTAGATGACGGCGACGGTCAGACCCTGGGCCGCGCCCAGGCCGGCGGCTCCGAAGGCCCACGCGGTGACGCCTTCCCTGGGCCCCCAGCCACCGACGTTCAGCGGCAGCGCCATGGCGAGCAGCGCCAGCACCATCAGGGGCGCGAGTTCGGCGAACGGCGCCGTTGACCCGGCGGCCCGGGCGGCGAGAAGGAACGTGCCGAGGTGCCCGGCCAGCACCACGACGGACGAGATGACCACTCCCGGCCAGCTTCTGCGGGCGAGCAGTCCGAGCCGCGCTTCGGCCAGCGCGGCGCGGACCGCGCGGCGCCATCGCGATGTGCCTGGCTTCCCGCGGAGCCGGACGGCGACCGCGATCGTCAGGGCGACCACCACGGCGAGAGCCAGAGCGGTCCCCGGCGACGCGGCCAGGTCGCGGGGCCCCGCCAGGGCCGGGGACGGCTGGGCGAGCAGGACCGTCACGCCGACCGCGATCAGGACCACCTGGCCCGCGGTGCGTTCGAGGACGACCGCGCGCACACCACGGCCGACGTCATGCGTGTCCTGCCCGTGCCGCACGGCGCGGTGTACATCGCCGAGTACGCCGCCGGGCAGCGCCGCGTTCAGGAACAGCGCCCGGTAGTAGTCGGCGACGGCACGGCCCAGCGGCAGCCGGATGCTCAGGCCGCGGGCCACCACGCACCAACGCCAGGCGCTGAACACAGTGGTGAGCAGGCCGAGGCCGAGGGCGGCCAGCAGGGTGGGGCCGTCAATCCTGCGCAGCCCGTCCAGGAAGGCGCCGGTGCCCAGCCGCCACACCAGCACCAGGAGGATGCCCGCTCCGGCGAGCGTGCCGAGACGGGCCCGTACTGTCTGCGCGCTCATGAGGTCCCGCCCGCCGGCCCGGGCAGTGCCAGCAGATCGCTGTGGTGCACCACCACCTGCAACTGGCCCGCCTCACACGCGGCCAGGCGGCGCCGCAGATACGCCTCGGCGCGCGAGGCGAGGCCGGGGCGCTGCTCGCAGGCCGCGCCGACCCAGCCCCGTAGCCACTCCGCCGTCAGCGCCGACTCATCGGCGCCGAGCCGCCACGGGCTGGGGTGCGCCCGTACCGTCGCCCCTTGCCGTGCGAAGGCCTCGGAGGCCGCCGTTACGGCGTCGGGCCCGAGCAGGCCGTTACGGCGCTGGTGGGCGTTGAAAGCGGCGGCGAGCTCGGCATCCAGCGGTTCGGCCGGTGTCAGCTTGACCCGCCCGACCACGGAGAGCGCCAGCAGTGCCGGGCATTCGGCCCTCGCGCAGGCTTTGGCGAGCCCGTCCATCTCGTCGCGGGTGAGCACGTCCAGCAGAGCGGACGCCGTCAACAGCGAGGTGCCGGCCAGGTCTTCAGCGGTCAGGCGGCCGATTTCACCGGGTTCGGCGGCGACCGTCACGCTGCTGCCGTCAGCCGCCGTACGGGGCATCCGCACGGCGGCCAGTTCGAGCAGAGCGGGGTCACGGTCGTTGAGGATCCAGTGCTGGGGGCCGTTCAGCCGGGGCGCCAGCCAGCGTCCCATGGAGCCGGTGCCGCAGCCGAGATCGCGAATCACCAGCCCCGCATCCTCTCGCTTCAGACGCCTGAGCAGCGGTTCGAGGAGTCCGGATGCGCGGGCGGCGGCGTCGGCGCCTTCCCGCAGCTCCAGCCACTCGGGGGCATAACGAGGCACGTCGGTCGTACTCACGCGGCCCTCCGGGGTTCGAGTATGAGCTGTTCCAGGGCACCGGCCAGCTTCCGCGATGTCGTCTCCCACCCGTCCAGCGCTGTGCGCCGGTCGCCTGCTGCCGCCTTCAGCCGACGGCGCAGGCCGGGGTCGCCGAACCAGCGGCGCAGCGCCGCGGGGAGTGCCGCCGGGTCTTCCGACGGTACGAGGATGCCCGGCACGCTGCCGTCGGGCGCGCGCCCGACCGCCTCCGGGAGACCGCCGACAGCCGTCGCCAGCACGGGGATGCCGCGTGCGAGCGCCTCGGTCGCGGCCATGCCGTACGTCTCGGCGTACGAGGTGAGCACCATGAAGTCGGCGGCGGCGTAGCTCGCGTCGAGCTCCGCACCGGCCTGGGGTCCCACGAGGCTCACTCGGTCGCCGAGGCCGTACTCCTCGATCAGCTCCCTCAGGCCGGCGACATAGCCGGGGTCCTGATCGAGGCCGCCGGCGCACACGCAGTCCCAGGGCAGGTCCGCGACGGCCGCGAGTGCCTTCACCAGCCGGTACTGTCCCTTGCGCGGAGTCACCGACGCAACGCACAGGAGCCGCGAGACACCGTCGGTGCCGGGCGCCGGGGGCTCGATGTCGACGCCGGGGGCGGCGACATGGACCCGGCCTGAGGCGAGGCCGTGGTGGGCCACGAGCCTGCGGGCCGCCCACTCGCTGGTCGCCACGACCGCCGGAACGGCGCGCAGAGTTTCGCGTTCCAAGGCGTCCAGGGCCGCCGCCCGGGCGGGGGCGAGTCCTGTCTCGTCGCCCAGCGGCAGATGCACCAGCACCGCCAGGCGTAGCCGTTCGGCCTCGGGGACGACGATGTCGGGAACGGCGCAGGCGACGAGTCCGTCGAGGAGGACGACGGTGCCGTCCGCCGACTCCGCCAGGACTCGCGCCAGTTCGGCGCGGGCGGCCGCTGCGGGCTCGGGCCAGCTGCCCGCGACGGCGTGCTCGTGGACCTGCCAGCCGATTCCGGGCAATTCCTGGCAAACACGGCGGTCGTAGACATTGCCGCCACT
It includes:
- a CDS encoding class I SAM-dependent methyltransferase yields the protein MSTTDVPRYAPEWLELREGADAAARASGLLEPLLRRLKREDAGLVIRDLGCGTGSMGRWLAPRLNGPQHWILNDRDPALLELAAVRMPRTAADGSSVTVAAEPGEIGRLTAEDLAGTSLLTASALLDVLTRDEMDGLAKACARAECPALLALSVVGRVKLTPAEPLDAELAAAFNAHQRRNGLLGPDAVTAASEAFARQGATVRAHPSPWRLGADESALTAEWLRGWVGAACEQRPGLASRAEAYLRRRLAACEAGQLQVVVHHSDLLALPGPAGGTS
- a CDS encoding glycosyltransferase family 4 protein, translated to MPGGVDDPAAPSGGNVYDRRVCQELPGIGWQVHEHAVAGSWPEPAAAARAELARVLAESADGTVVLLDGLVACAVPDIVVPEAERLRLAVLVHLPLGDETGLAPARAAALDALERETLRAVPAVVATSEWAARRLVAHHGLASGRVHVAAPGVDIEPPAPGTDGVSRLLCVASVTPRKGQYRLVKALAAVADLPWDCVCAGGLDQDPGYVAGLRELIEEYGLGDRVSLVGPQAGAELDASYAAADFMVLTSYAETYGMAATEALARGIPVLATAVGGLPEAVGRAPDGSVPGILVPSEDPAALPAALRRWFGDPGLRRRLKAAAGDRRTALDGWETTSRKLAGALEQLILEPRRAA